A stretch of the Halomonas sp. BDJS001 genome encodes the following:
- the menC gene encoding o-succinylbenzoate synthase, with translation MQLALYRYSLPFRKPLMFKGERLASREGLLVTINGQWGEIAPLPGFSAETLAEAEAESLACLNAIKRGEKAAPTLPSVQFGFDCAQRLWPVNLPASLSPYPLLQGAPAELMLSLDTILTGWGALPPPRLKLKVARYAMEEELALIEQLAARLPTTKLILDANGGWTREDARRFCECLPLEHIDYLEEPCTAFADTIAVAEATGVPIALDETLSRREEWYGHPQIKALVIKPTLIGSLNACEALVKRARADNLRVVISSSFESDLGLVQLARLASEWAPDEPPGLDTGHWLTGRVTNLAGEVMTENVHCLSKMENLA, from the coding sequence ATGCAACTGGCGCTTTACCGCTACTCGCTACCGTTCCGTAAGCCGCTAATGTTTAAAGGAGAGCGGCTGGCGAGCAGAGAAGGGCTGCTCGTAACGATCAATGGCCAGTGGGGCGAGATAGCGCCGCTGCCTGGCTTCTCCGCAGAAACCCTCGCCGAAGCAGAAGCTGAAAGCCTGGCCTGTCTTAATGCCATTAAGCGCGGCGAGAAAGCCGCTCCAACGTTACCTTCAGTGCAGTTTGGTTTCGACTGTGCCCAGCGCCTGTGGCCTGTAAATCTTCCCGCGTCGTTGTCGCCCTATCCACTGCTCCAAGGTGCGCCCGCGGAATTGATGCTTTCGCTGGATACTATCTTGACCGGCTGGGGGGCTTTGCCGCCGCCTAGACTCAAACTCAAGGTGGCACGCTACGCCATGGAAGAGGAGCTGGCGCTGATCGAACAGCTCGCAGCCCGGCTACCCACTACCAAGCTGATTCTGGATGCCAACGGCGGCTGGACGAGGGAAGATGCCCGGCGTTTCTGCGAATGTCTTCCCCTTGAACACATCGACTACCTGGAAGAACCCTGCACTGCCTTTGCTGACACCATTGCCGTGGCTGAGGCAACGGGGGTACCTATCGCCCTGGATGAAACGCTATCCCGCAGGGAAGAGTGGTATGGCCACCCCCAGATTAAAGCCCTGGTGATCAAACCCACCTTGATTGGCTCGCTAAATGCCTGCGAAGCGCTCGTTAAAAGGGCGCGAGCGGATAATCTGCGTGTAGTGATCTCCTCCAGCTTTGAATCCGATTTAGGCCTTGTGCAGCTTGCCCGTTTGGCAAGTGAGTGGGCGCCAGATGAGCCGCCTGGGTTGGATACGGGGCATTGGCTTACCGGACGTGTGACTAATCTAGCGGGTGAGGTGATGACAGAAAACGTGCATTGTCTTTCTAAAATGGAAAATTTAGCGTGA
- the menB gene encoding 1,4-dihydroxy-2-naphthoyl-CoA synthase — MIKGLTEAELYAAIEWQDHSNDYQDILYHTSKEGIARITINRPEVRNAFRPLTVSEMIQALSRARYDSAIGAIILTGAGDKAFCSGGDQRIRGDYGGYQDEEGAHHLNVLDFQRDIRTCPKPIIAMVAGYAIGGGHVLHMMCDLTIAADNAIFGQTGPKVGSFDGGYGASYMARIVGQKKAREIWFLCRQYDAAQALEMGLVNHVVPLAELEKESVRWCREMLQNSPMALRCLKAALNADCDGQAGLQELAGNATMLFYMTEEGQEGRNAFNEKRRPDFSRYPRNP; from the coding sequence ATGATTAAAGGACTGACTGAAGCAGAACTCTACGCGGCGATTGAGTGGCAGGATCACTCAAACGACTATCAGGATATTCTGTATCACACATCAAAAGAGGGCATTGCCCGCATCACCATCAACCGCCCCGAGGTGCGCAACGCCTTTCGCCCGCTAACGGTGAGCGAGATGATCCAGGCGCTAAGCCGGGCGCGTTACGACAGCGCCATTGGTGCGATTATTCTCACCGGCGCAGGCGACAAAGCGTTCTGCTCCGGTGGCGATCAGCGCATCCGTGGCGACTACGGTGGCTACCAGGACGAAGAGGGTGCCCACCACCTTAACGTGCTGGACTTCCAGCGCGATATTCGCACCTGCCCTAAGCCGATTATCGCCATGGTGGCGGGTTACGCCATTGGCGGTGGCCATGTGCTGCATATGATGTGCGACCTGACCATTGCCGCCGATAACGCCATTTTTGGCCAGACCGGCCCTAAAGTCGGCTCCTTTGATGGTGGCTACGGCGCCTCTTATATGGCGCGCATTGTGGGCCAGAAAAAGGCCCGGGAAATCTGGTTCCTATGCCGCCAGTACGATGCCGCCCAAGCGCTTGAAATGGGGCTGGTCAACCATGTGGTGCCCCTGGCTGAGTTGGAAAAAGAGAGCGTACGCTGGTGCCGCGAGATGCTGCAGAATAGCCCCATGGCGCTGCGCTGTCTGAAAGCCGCACTCAATGCCGACTGCGATGGGCAAGCCGGGCTGCAGGAGCTGGCGGGTAACGCCACCATGCTCTTCTATATGACCGAAGAGGGGCAGGAGGGGCGTAACGCCTTTAACGAAAAGCGCCGCCCGGACTTCTCCCGCTACCCGCGCAACCCGTAA
- the frdD gene encoding fumarate reductase subunit FrdD, whose protein sequence is MNMHKDDVQHKQAFDEPLWWGLFSAGGVCFAVFLPAVILFIAVLLPLGLLPAEALSYERASSLLFSVPGFLFIGAVVCLPLFHAAHRLRHGLFDISVGSDTLNKKLMYGGAALLSVLALGIVVAGFFR, encoded by the coding sequence ATGAACATGCACAAAGATGATGTTCAGCATAAACAAGCCTTTGATGAACCGCTTTGGTGGGGGCTGTTTAGCGCAGGCGGTGTCTGTTTCGCTGTCTTTCTACCTGCTGTGATTCTGTTTATCGCCGTGCTACTGCCCCTGGGCCTGTTGCCCGCCGAGGCGCTGAGCTATGAGCGGGCATCTTCGCTGCTGTTTAGCGTGCCGGGCTTTTTGTTTATTGGCGCTGTGGTCTGCTTGCCGCTATTTCATGCTGCCCACCGCCTGCGCCATGGACTGTTTGATATCAGCGTGGGCAGCGACACACTCAATAAGAAGCTGATGTACGGTGGGGCGGCGCTGTTGAGTGTTTTGGCGTTGGGCATTGTTGTGGCGGGTTTCTTTCGCTAA
- a CDS encoding fumarate reductase subunit C, with protein sequence MDKSSSQRLPPLKRNWWLKHRFFKLYMLREATVLPLVFFTLCLLAGMVALLQGAESWQGWIAFMGSPIVLLLNLLALAASLFHAATFFVLFPRVMPLRIAGHSMPDQAIVAGQWAGVVVVTLLFFWLLGRSGA encoded by the coding sequence ATGGATAAATCATCATCGCAACGCCTGCCGCCGCTGAAACGCAACTGGTGGCTAAAACACCGCTTTTTTAAACTCTATATGCTGCGCGAAGCCACGGTGCTACCGCTGGTGTTTTTCACGCTCTGTTTACTCGCCGGTATGGTTGCTCTGTTGCAAGGGGCGGAGAGTTGGCAGGGGTGGATCGCCTTTATGGGTTCGCCCATTGTGCTACTGCTGAATCTTCTAGCCCTGGCCGCCAGCCTGTTTCATGCCGCCACCTTCTTTGTGCTGTTCCCACGGGTAATGCCGCTGCGTATCGCCGGGCATAGCATGCCTGATCAGGCCATTGTTGCCGGGCAGTGGGCAGGTGTCGTCGTGGTCACGCTGCTATTTTTCTGGCTATTGGGGAGGAGTGGAGCATGA
- a CDS encoding succinate dehydrogenase/fumarate reductase iron-sulfur subunit — protein MNSQQISTKHISVKRYLPDSSAEPYWQQYELPVDDSTSLLDALNHIKEQLDSTLSYRWSCRMAICGSCGVMVNGIPKLGCKTFLRDYEGEIRIEPLAHFPVQRDLVVDMEIFLEHLAAVKPYLIDDNPVKPLDPNAPETYQQSPEQLARYKQFANCINCGLCYSACPQFGLNPEFLGPAALTLAHRYNLDSRDHGKKQRMAELNRHDGVWSCTFVGFCSKVCPKHVDPAAAVNQGKVEAAKHTLIALFKG, from the coding sequence ATGAACAGCCAACAGATCAGCACCAAACACATTAGCGTCAAACGCTATCTGCCAGACAGCTCGGCTGAACCCTATTGGCAGCAGTACGAACTGCCGGTGGACGATAGCACCTCGCTGCTGGATGCCCTCAACCACATTAAAGAGCAGCTCGATAGCACGCTGAGCTACCGCTGGTCGTGCCGCATGGCGATCTGTGGCTCCTGCGGGGTCATGGTGAACGGCATTCCCAAGCTGGGCTGCAAAACCTTCTTGCGCGATTATGAGGGCGAAATTCGTATCGAGCCGCTGGCCCACTTCCCTGTGCAGCGGGATTTGGTGGTGGACATGGAGATATTCCTTGAGCACCTGGCGGCGGTGAAGCCCTACCTGATTGACGATAACCCGGTAAAACCGTTGGATCCCAATGCGCCGGAAACCTACCAGCAGTCACCCGAACAGCTCGCCCGCTATAAGCAGTTCGCCAACTGCATTAATTGTGGCCTCTGCTACTCCGCCTGCCCCCAGTTTGGGCTTAATCCGGAGTTTCTTGGCCCGGCGGCGTTAACGCTGGCTCACCGTTACAACCTGGACAGCCGAGACCACGGCAAAAAACAGCGCATGGCCGAGCTTAACCGCCACGACGGGGTATGGAGCTGCACCTTTGTGGGCTTCTGCTCCAAGGTTTGCCCCAAACACGTTGACCCCGCCGCGGCGGTCAATCAGGGCAAGGTTGAAGCGGCCAAACACACGCTTATTGCGCTGTTTAAAGGGTAG
- the frdA gene encoding fumarate reductase (quinol) flavoprotein subunit, which translates to MQQRDFDIVIVGGGGAGLRAAIGAAEQAKEQGSPQRIALLSKVYPMRSHTVAAEGGAAAVTSAEDTHQAHFDDTVSGGDWLVEQGVVDYFVHHAYQELVQMERWGCPWSRKEDGQVQVRRFGGMKTARTWFAADKTGFHMLHTLFQTSLKYPEIERFDEYFVLDLAVHEGAVIGVIALQIATGELTLLRAKAVVLATGGAGRLFRFNTNAGIVTGDGMAMAYRHGVALRDMEFVQYHPTGLPGSGILITEACRGEGGILLNKEGYRYLQDYGLGPETPLGKPENKYMELGPRDKLSQAFWQEQQAGRTGKFGDSDVVYLDLRHLGEKTILERLPFICELAKSYINVDPVKEPIPIRPAVHYTMGGIQTNPQCETSIAGLYAAGECASVGLHGANRLGSNSLTELLVFGRLAGEQASKRAAQTEWADERLLEAQGDRQQAKLLRLCDGTGSAENWVELKHAMVQAMESGCGIYRTEEGMRHSLETMRQLRARFNKVRVNDTSKIFNTELLECLELECGLDIAEASCLGALERRESRGAHQRLDEGMQKRDDVNYLKHSQVFYQGDGHAELRWQDVDVRFSAPAERAYGDAGKGGKV; encoded by the coding sequence ATGCAGCAGCGAGATTTCGATATCGTCATTGTTGGTGGGGGTGGGGCGGGCTTGCGCGCGGCTATCGGGGCTGCTGAACAAGCCAAGGAGCAGGGCTCTCCCCAGCGCATAGCGCTGCTCTCCAAGGTTTACCCCATGCGCTCCCATACCGTGGCCGCTGAGGGCGGCGCAGCGGCCGTTACCAGTGCCGAGGATACTCACCAGGCGCATTTTGACGACACGGTGTCCGGCGGTGACTGGCTGGTTGAGCAGGGCGTCGTCGACTACTTTGTCCATCATGCCTATCAAGAACTGGTGCAGATGGAGCGCTGGGGCTGCCCCTGGAGCCGCAAGGAAGATGGCCAAGTGCAAGTGCGTCGCTTTGGCGGCATGAAAACGGCCCGCACCTGGTTCGCGGCTGATAAAACCGGCTTCCATATGCTCCATACCCTGTTTCAGACCTCGCTGAAATACCCCGAGATCGAGCGTTTCGACGAATACTTCGTGCTCGACCTCGCCGTCCATGAGGGCGCGGTGATCGGCGTGATTGCGCTGCAGATCGCCACCGGCGAATTGACCCTGCTGCGTGCCAAAGCAGTAGTGCTTGCCACCGGCGGCGCGGGACGCTTGTTCCGTTTCAACACCAATGCGGGCATTGTCACCGGCGATGGGATGGCGATGGCTTATCGCCACGGTGTGGCGCTGCGCGATATGGAGTTTGTTCAGTATCACCCCACAGGCTTACCCGGCTCCGGCATTTTGATTACTGAAGCGTGCCGGGGCGAAGGCGGTATTCTGCTCAATAAAGAAGGCTATCGTTATCTGCAGGATTATGGCCTTGGCCCGGAAACGCCGCTGGGTAAACCGGAGAACAAGTATATGGAGCTGGGCCCGCGGGACAAGCTCTCCCAGGCCTTCTGGCAGGAGCAGCAGGCGGGTCGCACCGGCAAGTTTGGCGACAGCGATGTGGTCTATCTTGATCTGCGCCACTTGGGTGAAAAAACCATTCTGGAGCGCCTGCCGTTTATCTGCGAGCTGGCCAAATCCTATATCAACGTCGACCCGGTGAAAGAGCCCATCCCCATTCGCCCAGCGGTTCACTACACCATGGGCGGTATTCAAACCAATCCACAGTGCGAAACCTCCATTGCCGGGCTCTACGCCGCCGGGGAGTGTGCTTCGGTGGGTCTGCACGGCGCCAATCGATTGGGCTCTAACTCGCTGACAGAACTACTGGTGTTTGGCCGCTTGGCCGGTGAACAGGCAAGCAAGCGCGCAGCGCAAACCGAGTGGGCCGATGAGCGCCTGCTGGAAGCGCAAGGCGATCGTCAGCAAGCCAAGCTACTGCGGTTATGCGACGGCACCGGCAGTGCGGAGAACTGGGTAGAACTCAAGCACGCCATGGTGCAGGCCATGGAGAGCGGTTGTGGCATTTACCGCACCGAAGAGGGCATGCGCCACTCGCTGGAGACCATGCGCCAACTGCGCGCGCGCTTTAACAAGGTTCGCGTTAACGATACCAGCAAGATTTTTAATACCGAGTTACTGGAATGCCTTGAACTGGAGTGTGGACTGGATATTGCCGAAGCCTCCTGTTTGGGTGCGCTTGAGCGCCGTGAGTCCCGCGGCGCCCACCAGCGCTTGGATGAAGGTATGCAGAAGCGCGATGATGTTAACTACCTCAAGCATAGCCAGGTGTTCTACCAAGGCGATGGCCATGCCGAGCTGCGCTGGCAGGACGTCGATGTACGGTTTTCCGCCCCGGCGGAGAGGGCCTATGGCGATGCGGGCAAGGGGGGCAAGGTATGA
- the menH gene encoding 2-succinyl-6-hydroxy-2,4-cyclohexadiene-1-carboxylate synthase: protein MSCKPHKQAPTLVLLHGLLGNGQDWVEVIADLEGINCLALDLPGHGQNHQVQVTSFEAFHHWLSDMLITRGVSRYCLLGYSLGGRLALYHASRQPSGLEALWLESAHPGLSASERAGRIAHDERWALRFEQEPLEDVLIDWYQQPVFADLTEAQRRRQIQRRLANRGPAVAQMLRSTSLGQQPSFWQWLENTRLPVSYFSGQRDAKFHTLATHLATMAPHLRHITLEGGHNLHAEQPGMIAQQLNAWYRTLG, encoded by the coding sequence GTGAGCTGTAAGCCCCACAAGCAGGCGCCTACCCTGGTGCTGCTCCACGGCTTGTTGGGCAATGGTCAGGACTGGGTTGAGGTCATCGCTGACTTGGAAGGTATTAACTGCCTCGCGCTGGACTTACCTGGGCACGGCCAGAATCATCAGGTGCAGGTAACCTCTTTTGAGGCGTTTCATCACTGGCTGAGCGATATGCTGATAACCCGCGGTGTAAGCCGTTACTGCTTGCTGGGCTACTCCCTGGGTGGTCGTTTGGCGCTGTACCACGCCAGCCGCCAACCGTCGGGGCTGGAAGCGCTTTGGCTGGAGAGCGCTCACCCTGGTTTATCCGCCAGTGAGCGTGCTGGCCGTATTGCTCATGATGAACGCTGGGCGCTTCGCTTTGAGCAGGAACCGTTGGAGGACGTACTTATCGATTGGTATCAGCAGCCGGTGTTTGCCGATCTCACGGAGGCCCAGCGGCGTCGGCAGATTCAACGTCGCCTGGCGAACCGTGGGCCAGCCGTCGCCCAAATGCTGCGGTCAACGTCCTTGGGGCAACAGCCCTCGTTTTGGCAGTGGCTGGAAAATACCCGCCTGCCGGTCAGCTATTTTTCGGGCCAGCGGGATGCCAAGTTTCACACCCTGGCGACTCATCTAGCAACGATGGCCCCGCACCTGCGCCATATCACGCTGGAAGGGGGCCACAATCTTCATGCTGAGCAACCGGGGATGATTGCTCAGCAGCTCAATGCCTGGTATCGCACGCTAGGCTAA